A genomic stretch from Penaeus monodon isolate SGIC_2016 chromosome 25, NSTDA_Pmon_1, whole genome shotgun sequence includes:
- the LOC119589277 gene encoding myosin heavy chain, striated muscle-like: MADEYPEQNTLSSLIKKPPSDCTEAEQDSDSVWSSASECQSEIESRGTSSAELFSNEPPTVRMRPDDEDEIETLIRAAELLALERAKLRQSNFNTSRDISAPKENTPKGPQEELRLNTPLNNIKNYYSHSEKFVGDIDSGYFGNNKEPNRGDETLTSGGFFHESNIQAANGVNGKFTHVFASDNEIPRNHSHSSHSTSRDSQTRDHFFTPSLETAEKMNVDDIPRLSLDSMGSMNHDREAYEERARVSKDVKEVCNSSIREFASEESQNPQGRPSLGGLSDRVPFRESFRNGTSVEISTAVHDECSKLLKLSLNSTSSLAHVLRLLRQVLTLQLKTETSCVADNALEELEEYEAQHSTLEAKLNSAAVQLQGVVSQMQGVEARLIEQEEDAARTDQCVMQLLQQVEEGLSTSGLEHFMAITSPRRRSTLRTLEDITSAMTLLLGELKRKTSRSRSLEEELQRCAHEIDSLREAVLQKEARMRTSDLELLRLKEHNSRDYTSLKQCLAQAEESLNDSHTERARLSELIKKQTAEHEGIRQRLQQQVSELQRTMDSRVSELEHGLHNALKKNQADESTIDELRNQLSLKADQVKLVDEENGLLVEGLRSTLKHQQAEIDQLRLQFDSTVAEKQSLSKRVVDLETELHAEQEKHQKVQEEASALRSEVRSLKVEHAETLKVLQDKVDNSMAVKCDLERQIRSADFKFLQLRTEMQMERHRSAALAEENSDANKKIQNLQERIWSLTRRKRFSSGDKSKSFDDSRTGASSSRDSSSEYGSCISLFSSSLRADTVDHVQSLVKDVGDGQMREEQLHVMLREKDLAIRSLQESVSTQITSKNQELEALTGKVSSLEEQLTSLLSGLEVSAAIGNVTTEVGRLLQQRTEHLKSIDHSSQWLQEEVSSLAMENHILTAELDATKKNQLGLSSEAQDSARRAREEARQERLNATRMQEKCLRLQAQLEAVQTTLDQERQEKKMRETVRGVKHQEFSLLLENAAAVQDSLEKI, encoded by the exons ATGGCTGATGAGTATCCAGAGCAAAATACGTTATCATCCTTAATCAAAAAGCCTCCATCAGACTGTACA GAAGCTGAGCAAGATAGTGACAGTGTGTGGAGCAGTGCCTCAGAGTGCCAGAGTGAAATCGAAAGCAGAGGAACGTCATCGGCCGAATTATTCTCAAATGAACCTCCTACAGTGCGAATGAGACCAG ATGACGAGGATGAGATTGAGACATTAATCCGAGCTGCAGAATTGCTGGCATTAGAAAGAGCAAAGCTTCGACAGTCTAACTTTAATACATCAAGGGATATATCAGCTCCTAAGGAAAACACACCAAAGGGCCCTCAAGAAGAGCTAAGACTTAACACTCCCTTGAACAATATAAAGAACTATTACAGCCATTCAGAAAAATTTGTTGGGGATATTGATTCAGGTTATTTTGGTAACAACAAAGAACCCAACAGAGGTGATGAAACTCTGACCTCTGGAGGCTTTTTTCATGAATCTAATATACAAGCTGCGAATGGAGTAAATGGAAAGTTCACTCACGTGTTTGCCTCTGATAACGAGATACCAAGAAATCACTCCCATTCATCACACAGCACCAGCCGAGATTCACAAACCAGAGATCACTTCTTCACACCCAGCCTTGAGACAGCAGAAAAAATGAATGTGGATGATATACCACGATTATCTCTAGATTCCATGGGCAGCATGAATCATGACAGGGAGGCCTacgaggagagagcaagagtaaGCAAAGATGTGAAAGAAGTGTGTAATTCCTCGATCCGAGAGTTTGCAAGTGAAGAATCTCAGAATCCCCAAGGAAGACCATCATTAGGGGGACTTAGTGATAGAGTCCCATTTCGTGAGAGTTTTAG GAATGGGACTTCAGTTGAGATATCGACTGCTGTGCATGACGAGTGCAGTAAACTGTTGAAATTATCCCTCAACTCAACCAGCAGTCTTGCACATGTTCTGAG GCTGCTGCGCCAGGTGCTGACTTTGCAGCTGAAAACAGAGACGTCTTGCGTGGCTGATAATGCACTCGAAGAACTAGAGGAGTATGAAGCCCAGCATTCTACCTTGGAGGCCAAGCTTAACTCGGCAGCAGTCCAGCTACAGGGAGTCGTGTCGCAG ATGCAGGGTGTGGAGGCTCGTCTAATAGAGCAGGAGGAGGATGCAGCTCGAACGGATCAGTGTGTTATGCAGTTGTTGCAACAAGTTGAAGAAGGACTTTCAACAAGTGGCTTAGAGCATTTCATGGCCATCACTTCTCCAAGAAG ACGAAGCACCTTGCGGACCTTAGAAGATATTACATCGGCAATGACGCTCTTGCTTGGAGAACTCAAGAGGAAAACGTCTCGTTCGCGCAGTCTAGAGGAGGAACTTCAGAGGTGCGCCCACGAAATAGACTCGCTGAGAGAGGCCGTCCTCCAGAAAGAAGCAAG AATGAGAACTTCAGATCTTGAACTTCTGCGGCTAAAGGAGCACAACAGCCGGGACTACACCTCCCTGAAGCAGTGCTTGGCGCAAGCGGAGGAGAGCCTGAATGACTCACA CACAGAGAGAGCACGTCTAAGTGAGCTCATCAAGAAACAGACAGCTGAGCATGAGGGAATAAGGCAAAGACTTCAGCAGCAAGTTTCCGAGCTTCAGCGAACAATGGACTCAAG AGTAAGTGAGCTGGAACACGGACTCCATAATGCTCTTAAGAAGAATCAAGCAGATGAGTCTACGATAGATGAGCTTCGGAATCAGCTGAGTCTCAAAGCAGATCAGGTCAAACTGGTAGAT GAGGAGAATGGACTTTTAGTTGAAGGGTTGAGGTCAACTCTGAAGCACCAGCAAGCGGAAATAGACCAGTTGCGCTTGCAGTTCGACTCGACAGTGGCTGAAAAGCAGAGCCTGTCAAAGAGGGTTGTAGATCT AGAGACTGAACTCCATGCGGAACAAGAAAAGCATCAGAAAGTCCAAGAGGAAGCATCGGCATTAAGGTCCGAGGTTCGAAGTCTCAAAGTCGAGCACGCTGAAACTCTGAAGGTCTTACAAGACAAA GTGGATAATAGCATGGCTGTGAAATGTGATCTGGAGCGACAGATACGATCGGCCGATTTTAAGTTTCTGCAGCTGCGGACTGAGATGCAGATGGAAAGGCATCGGTCAGCAGCTCTGGCAGAGGAAAACAGTGATGCTAACAAGAAG ATTCAAAACCTGCAAGAACGTATTTGGAGCCTAACGCGCAGGAAAAGATTTAGTAGCGGCGACAAAAGCAAAAGCTTCGATGACAGCCGGACTGGTGCATCTTCCTCCAGAGACTCAAGTTCAGAATACGGAAGCTGTATCAGCCTCTTTTCCTCAAGCTTAAGAGCTGATACTGTTGACCACGTGCAG TCTCTGGTGAAGGATGTTGGTGATGGACAGATGAGAGAGGAACAGCTTCATGTAATGCTGCGTGAGAAGGATCTTGCTATACGTAGCTTACAGGAGTCTGTGTCTACCCAGATTACCAGTAAAAATCAAG AACTTGAAGCCCTGACGGGGAaagtatcaagccttgaagaaCAGCTTACATCATTACTCTCAGGACTTGAAGTCAGTGCAGCTATTGGAAATGTGACAACAGAAGTAGGTCGCCTTCTTCAGCAAAGAACAGAGCATTTGAAATCCATTGACCACTCCTCACAGTGGCTTCAGGAGGAAGTGTCCTCTCTTGCAATG GAGAACCACATCCTAACTGCAGAATTAGATGCTACAAAGAAAAATCAATTGGGACTATCATCAGAAGCACAGGATTCAGCAAGAAGGGCTCGTGAAGAAGCACGACAGGAAAGACTGAATGCTACGCGCATGCAGGAAAAATGCTTGCGCTTGCAG